One genomic segment of Marinobacter sp. F4206 includes these proteins:
- a CDS encoding TIGR04282 family arsenosugar biosynthesis glycosyltransferase: MPDSTPASTVLMQFAKWPEQGRVKTRLMPALGAGGALRAHVTLTLAVLDNLCATGYPVQFWWDRELERAPDEADIIMQNLERAGLEQKIQHGETLGDRMQAALSESLEHHERAMVIGSDCPSVDPQYVRQALTRLAEFDVVLGPSDDGGYVLIGASRVVPGMLDGIEWGTENVLMQTLARMEKSGLRVSLLEPRWDVDEPEDWARFQRLPEA, encoded by the coding sequence ATGCCTGACAGTACCCCCGCAAGCACCGTATTGATGCAGTTCGCCAAATGGCCCGAGCAAGGGCGGGTGAAGACCCGCCTGATGCCAGCCCTAGGGGCAGGCGGTGCGCTCCGGGCCCATGTCACGCTCACTCTGGCGGTTCTCGATAATCTCTGTGCAACGGGCTATCCGGTGCAGTTCTGGTGGGATCGCGAGCTGGAACGGGCGCCTGACGAGGCCGATATCATCATGCAGAACCTCGAACGCGCCGGCCTTGAACAGAAGATTCAGCATGGAGAAACCCTGGGTGACAGGATGCAGGCAGCACTAAGCGAGTCGCTTGAACACCACGAGCGGGCCATGGTAATTGGCAGTGACTGCCCCTCGGTGGATCCTCAGTACGTTCGTCAGGCGCTTACACGGCTGGCTGAGTTTGATGTGGTGCTTGGACCCTCCGACGACGGCGGCTATGTCCTGATTGGAGCAAGCCGGGTTGTGCCCGGCATGCTGGATGGCATTGAATGGGGGACCGAAAACGTACTGATGCAGACTCTGGCCCGTATGGAGAAATCAGGGCTCCGCGTCAGTCTGCTGGAGCCCCGGTGGGATGTGGACGAGCCGGAAGACTGGGCGCGTTTTCAGCGCCTGCCAGAGGCCTAG
- a CDS encoding insulinase family protein, giving the protein MSTGTPRNARIRSTIATVLAMLVLLFSSTLALSAQPPVKSPADDNDYRFMELDNGLRAILVSDSDADKAAASMNVAVGSGDDPADREGLAHFLEHMLFLGTEKYPEPGEYQQFIKSHGGSHNAYTAFQDTNYFFDVEAPYLEPALDRFAEQFAAPLFTAELVDRERNAVHSEFSSKQKEDGRRFYSVKKAASNPEHAFNQFAVGNLSTLENTDDNPLRPDLIQFWKDRYSANLMTLAVYGPQPLDELEQMVKSRFNAIENRELEPKKHPAAFYEDDRLPAKVTADAIKDVRSLTLSFQIPSQEDNYRTKPAGYIANLLGHEGPGSLFDVLKRAGLVESLSAGQGMDTGEGATLEISMSLTPEGLRRQDDILPLVFAYIDEIRSNGISEQRFAEMQQLARIDFRFREQGEPVHEAMALAGQLQHYPPEDILSAPWLLERYAPEQYQTILDHLTPENLMAFVLAPEPALENPEQTQWYGAEWQWEALDPEALEGNSRPELASQLRLPQPNPFIPEELAMVAGPTMEQPTRLGSQDGLDIWFARDTRFDTPKANVFISLRTQAARVSARSSVLTQLLVDAVKTNLNAWAYSARLAGLDYSIYPHLRGITVRVGGYSDKLHTLINRILMQVAEPDLTQQRFDIARQNLVDSLRNKAKNRPVEQTSEFIQTALIEGAWSTEDKLAAAQQVTLDELKSFSRALLSEVDPLMLAHGNLSRAYALNLAQQIRAIVLDDSRFAKVDRSRVRQLPPEETLVTLDVNHPDTGYTLYMQGDNTSFEERARFRLLAQIISSPFYENIRTTRQLGYIVYATPFEILETPALGFVIQSPGASQEQIDQAVRQFSENFETQLASLDDSSLNREKQAVISQLLERERQLGDISSRYWREIDRNATDFDSREKLARAVQGVSREALLETFRKAVLSREQALRVVTGEDGLGADSALTRLMARPPVPAT; this is encoded by the coding sequence ATGAGCACTGGTACCCCCCGGAACGCACGAATCCGCTCGACGATCGCCACCGTGCTGGCAATGCTCGTGCTGCTGTTCAGCAGCACTCTGGCCCTGTCGGCGCAGCCACCGGTCAAGAGCCCTGCCGACGACAACGACTACCGTTTTATGGAGCTGGACAATGGCCTCCGCGCGATACTGGTATCCGACAGTGATGCCGACAAGGCCGCAGCTTCCATGAACGTAGCGGTTGGCAGTGGCGATGATCCGGCCGACCGGGAGGGCCTCGCACACTTCCTCGAGCACATGCTGTTCCTGGGCACGGAAAAATACCCGGAGCCGGGAGAGTACCAGCAGTTCATCAAGAGCCACGGCGGCAGCCACAACGCCTACACCGCGTTCCAGGACACCAACTATTTCTTCGACGTGGAAGCGCCCTACCTCGAACCCGCCCTGGACCGGTTTGCTGAACAGTTTGCCGCCCCGCTGTTTACCGCCGAGCTGGTCGACCGGGAAAGAAACGCGGTGCACTCGGAATTCAGCTCCAAACAGAAAGAGGACGGCCGCCGCTTCTACTCGGTCAAGAAAGCGGCCAGCAATCCTGAGCACGCCTTTAACCAGTTTGCGGTGGGCAATCTCAGTACCCTGGAAAACACCGACGACAATCCGCTCCGGCCCGATCTGATCCAGTTCTGGAAAGACCGTTATTCCGCCAATCTGATGACTCTGGCGGTCTATGGTCCCCAGCCGTTGGACGAACTTGAGCAGATGGTGAAGAGCCGCTTCAACGCCATCGAGAACCGTGAGCTGGAACCCAAGAAGCACCCGGCTGCCTTTTACGAGGATGACAGACTTCCGGCCAAGGTCACTGCAGATGCCATCAAAGACGTGCGCAGCCTGACCCTCTCCTTCCAGATTCCCTCCCAGGAGGACAACTACCGCACTAAACCAGCGGGTTACATCGCCAACCTGCTTGGGCACGAAGGTCCGGGCAGCCTGTTCGATGTGCTCAAGCGCGCCGGACTGGTAGAGAGCCTTTCGGCCGGCCAGGGAATGGACACGGGTGAAGGTGCCACGCTGGAAATCAGCATGTCCCTGACCCCCGAAGGCCTGCGCCGCCAGGACGACATCCTGCCGCTGGTGTTCGCCTACATCGACGAGATCCGGAGCAACGGCATCAGCGAACAGCGGTTCGCCGAGATGCAGCAACTGGCCCGTATCGATTTCCGTTTCCGTGAGCAGGGCGAACCGGTGCATGAAGCCATGGCGCTAGCGGGTCAGCTTCAACACTATCCGCCCGAGGACATTCTCAGCGCGCCCTGGTTGCTGGAGCGCTACGCGCCGGAGCAGTACCAGACCATTCTGGATCACCTGACCCCAGAGAATCTGATGGCCTTCGTTCTGGCACCGGAACCGGCGCTGGAGAATCCAGAACAAACCCAGTGGTACGGTGCCGAGTGGCAATGGGAAGCGCTGGATCCGGAAGCCCTGGAGGGCAATTCACGACCGGAACTGGCGTCCCAGCTCAGACTGCCCCAGCCCAACCCGTTTATTCCCGAGGAACTCGCGATGGTGGCGGGGCCCACCATGGAGCAGCCCACCCGGCTGGGCAGCCAGGACGGTCTGGACATCTGGTTTGCCCGGGATACACGGTTCGATACCCCCAAGGCCAACGTGTTTATCAGCCTTCGCACACAAGCCGCACGGGTATCGGCCCGCAGCAGTGTCCTGACCCAGCTGCTGGTGGATGCGGTAAAGACTAACCTCAATGCCTGGGCATACTCGGCGCGCCTTGCCGGGCTGGATTACAGCATTTATCCCCACCTGCGCGGCATAACCGTTCGGGTCGGTGGCTACAGCGACAAACTGCACACGCTGATCAACCGTATTCTGATGCAGGTGGCGGAGCCGGACCTGACGCAACAGCGTTTCGACATTGCCCGCCAGAACCTTGTCGACAGCCTCAGGAACAAGGCCAAGAACCGACCGGTGGAACAGACATCGGAGTTTATCCAGACGGCCCTGATCGAGGGTGCGTGGAGCACCGAGGACAAGCTCGCGGCCGCGCAACAGGTGACCCTGGATGAACTGAAATCCTTCTCAAGAGCCCTGCTCTCGGAGGTGGACCCGCTCATGCTGGCCCACGGCAACCTGAGTCGCGCCTACGCCCTCAACCTGGCACAACAGATCCGCGCGATTGTGCTTGATGACAGTCGCTTCGCCAAAGTGGACCGTAGCCGGGTACGCCAGCTACCACCGGAGGAAACCCTGGTGACACTGGATGTGAACCACCCGGATACCGGCTACACCCTTTATATGCAGGGAGATAATACCAGCTTCGAAGAGCGGGCCCGTTTTCGGCTGCTGGCGCAGATCATCAGCAGCCCTTTTTACGAGAATATCCGCACGACACGCCAGCTCGGCTACATCGTCTACGCAACGCCGTTTGAGATCCTGGAAACGCCGGCTCTTGGCTTTGTGATTCAATCCCCGGGCGCCAGCCAGGAACAAATTGACCAGGCCGTTCGTCAGTTCTCAGAGAATTTTGAAACCCAACTGGCCAGTCTGGATGATTCTAGCCTGAATCGAGAAAAGCAGGCGGTGATCAGCCAATTGCTGGAGCGGGAACGCCAGCTCGGTGACATCTCAAGCAGGTACTGGCGCGAGATCGACCGCAATGCCACAGACTTCGATTCGCGGGAAAAGCTGGCCAGGGCGGTACAGGGCGTAAGTCGTGAGGCCCTGCTGGAAACCTTCAGAAAAGCAGTCTTGAGCCGTGAACAGGCACTGCGCGTGGTGACTGGCGAGGATGGCCTGGGCGCCGACAGTGCGCTGACCCGTTTGATGGCGAGGCCGCCAGTCCCCGCAACCTGA
- a CDS encoding SDR family oxidoreductase yields MNYFLTGGTGFIGRFLVEKLLARGGTVYVLVREQSQGKLELLRERWGADESQVKPVIGDLTSKNLGIDAKTMKALEGNIDHFFHLAAVYDMGADEEAQQATNIEGTRAAVNAAEAMGAKHFHHVSSIAAAGLFKGTFREDMFEEAEKLDHPYLLTKHESEKVVREECKVPFRIYRPGMVIGHSKTGEMDKVDGPYYFFKMIQKIRHALPQWVPTIGIEGGRLNIVPVDFVVNAMDHIAHLDGEDGNCFHLVDSDPYKVGEILNIFSEAGHAPKMGMRIDSRMFGFIPPFIRQSLKNLPPVKRLTGAILDDMGIPPSVMSFVNYPTRFDARETERVLKDTGIEVPRLTDYSAVIWDYWERNLDPDLFKDRTLRGTVEGRVCVVTGATSGIGLATAQKLADAGAILVIGARKPERLKEVAAELESRGASVHAYQCDFSDMEDADRFVETVLDNHGQVDVLVNNAGRSIRRSLDLSFDRFHDFERTMQLNYFGSVRLIMGFAPKMLENRRGHVVNISSIGVLTNAPRFSAYVASKSALDAFSRCAAAEWSDRNVTFTTINMPLVKTPMIAPTKIYDSVPTLTPDEAADMVAEAIIYRPKRIATRLGIFAQVLHALAPKMGEIVMNTGYRMFPDSPAAAGSRSGQKPKVSTEQVAFAAIMRGIYW; encoded by the coding sequence ATGAACTATTTCCTGACGGGTGGCACCGGATTTATTGGCCGTTTTCTCGTGGAAAAACTGCTGGCACGGGGCGGTACGGTGTACGTACTGGTGCGTGAGCAGTCCCAGGGTAAACTTGAGTTGCTGAGGGAGCGCTGGGGTGCAGACGAGTCCCAGGTCAAGCCAGTGATTGGCGACCTCACCAGCAAGAATCTTGGTATCGATGCCAAGACGATGAAAGCCCTTGAGGGCAATATTGATCATTTTTTCCACCTTGCCGCCGTCTATGACATGGGCGCCGATGAGGAAGCCCAGCAGGCAACCAACATCGAAGGCACACGAGCTGCAGTGAATGCTGCCGAAGCCATGGGTGCGAAGCATTTCCATCACGTGTCTTCCATTGCCGCTGCCGGTCTTTTCAAAGGCACGTTCCGCGAAGACATGTTCGAGGAAGCGGAAAAGCTCGATCATCCGTACCTGCTGACCAAGCACGAGTCCGAGAAGGTTGTCCGCGAAGAGTGCAAGGTTCCGTTCCGCATCTACCGTCCCGGTATGGTCATTGGTCACTCCAAGACCGGTGAGATGGACAAGGTCGACGGACCCTATTACTTCTTCAAGATGATCCAGAAAATCCGCCATGCTCTGCCCCAGTGGGTCCCGACCATCGGTATCGAAGGCGGCCGCCTGAATATCGTGCCGGTGGATTTTGTGGTGAACGCCATGGATCACATTGCCCATCTCGATGGTGAAGACGGCAATTGCTTCCATTTGGTGGATTCCGATCCGTACAAAGTCGGGGAGATCCTGAATATATTTTCCGAGGCTGGTCACGCGCCCAAGATGGGCATGCGGATTGACTCCCGTATGTTCGGCTTCATTCCGCCGTTCATTCGCCAGAGTCTGAAGAACCTGCCTCCGGTGAAACGTCTGACCGGCGCAATTCTGGACGATATGGGCATTCCGCCCTCCGTGATGTCGTTCGTGAATTACCCGACCCGGTTCGACGCCCGTGAGACCGAACGTGTGCTCAAGGACACCGGCATCGAAGTGCCGCGCCTGACCGATTATTCCGCGGTGATCTGGGACTACTGGGAGCGAAACCTGGACCCGGACCTGTTCAAGGATCGCACCCTGCGTGGCACTGTCGAAGGCCGTGTGTGCGTGGTGACCGGCGCTACCTCAGGTATTGGTTTGGCGACCGCCCAGAAGCTGGCGGATGCCGGAGCTATCCTGGTAATTGGTGCCCGTAAGCCGGAGCGCCTGAAAGAGGTGGCTGCGGAACTGGAATCCAGGGGCGCCAGCGTGCACGCCTACCAGTGTGATTTTTCCGACATGGAAGACGCCGACCGCTTTGTGGAGACGGTTCTGGACAACCATGGCCAGGTGGATGTGCTGGTGAACAACGCTGGCCGGTCAATTCGACGCTCACTGGATCTGTCGTTTGATCGCTTCCACGATTTCGAGCGCACCATGCAGCTGAACTACTTCGGTTCCGTGCGCCTGATCATGGGCTTTGCGCCAAAGATGCTGGAAAATCGCCGCGGTCACGTGGTCAATATCTCCTCCATCGGTGTGCTGACCAATGCGCCGCGCTTTTCTGCGTACGTGGCGTCCAAGTCGGCACTGGACGCGTTCAGTCGCTGCGCGGCTGCCGAGTGGTCCGATCGCAACGTGACCTTCACTACCATCAACATGCCGCTGGTGAAGACGCCGATGATTGCTCCGACCAAGATCTATGATTCGGTCCCGACCCTGACGCCGGACGAAGCCGCCGACATGGTTGCCGAAGCCATCATCTATCGTCCGAAGCGCATTGCGACCCGCCTGGGCATCTTCGCTCAGGTGCTGCATGCACTGGCGCCGAAGATGGGCGAGATCGTGATGAACACTGGTTATCGCATGTTCCCGGATTCTCCGGCAGCGGCGGGCAGCCGATCCGGCCAGAAGCCGAAAGTGTCCACCGAGCAGGTGGCCTTCGCGGCAATCATGCGGGGCATCTACTGGTAA
- the rnt gene encoding ribonuclease T: MTDENKEPHPMSRRFRGFLPVVVDVETAGFNPERDALLEVAAVLLTMDENGYLLRGETHLQQIDPFEGANLEQSALDFTGIDPWNPEREAVPEREGLSEIFTPIRKAVKAFDCKRAVLVGHNATFDHNFVFAAAMRADIKRNPFHPFSTFDTATLAGLAYGHTVLAQACKLAGIPFSNKEAHSAAYDAEKTADLFCGIVNRWKDLGGFPPPLIEEPE; the protein is encoded by the coding sequence GTGACTGACGAAAACAAAGAACCGCATCCCATGTCCCGCCGCTTCCGCGGTTTTCTACCCGTCGTCGTTGACGTCGAAACCGCCGGCTTCAACCCGGAGCGGGATGCCTTGCTGGAAGTGGCCGCGGTGCTGCTGACCATGGACGAAAATGGCTACCTTCTGCGCGGGGAAACGCACTTGCAGCAGATTGATCCATTTGAAGGCGCCAACCTTGAGCAGTCGGCCCTGGATTTCACCGGCATTGACCCCTGGAATCCGGAGCGGGAAGCGGTCCCCGAGCGCGAAGGCCTGAGTGAGATCTTTACCCCCATTCGCAAGGCGGTCAAAGCCTTCGACTGCAAACGCGCGGTACTGGTGGGCCACAACGCCACGTTCGACCACAACTTCGTGTTTGCCGCGGCCATGCGAGCCGATATCAAGCGCAATCCGTTTCATCCTTTTTCCACGTTCGACACCGCCACCCTGGCGGGTCTGGCCTACGGCCACACCGTGCTGGCCCAGGCCTGCAAACTGGCCGGCATTCCGTTCAGTAACAAGGAGGCCCATTCCGCCGCCTATGATGCGGAGAAAACGGCGGATCTGTTTTGCGGCATTGTGAATCGCTGGAAAGATCTCGGCGGCTTTCCCCCACCCCTGATTGAAGAACCTGAGTGA
- the pyrC gene encoding dihydroorotase — protein sequence MTDQITLTRPDDWHLHVRDGDVLKDVVPATAACFGRAIIMPNLVPPVTTTADALAYRERILDAANGTDFQPLMTLYLTESTTAETIRDARAAGVVAAKLYPAGATTNSASGVKDIRNIYPVLEAMAECGMLLLVHGEVTDADIDIFDREKVFLERVLAPTMEAFPNLKVVLEHITTADSAEFVQQHTGNNLGATLTPQHLMYNRNHMLVGGIRPHLYCLPILKRNRHQQALRDAIASGNPRFFLGTDSAPHARDRKETACGCAGCYSAYGAIGLYAEIFEELGILDKLEAFASFNGADFYGLPRNTDTITLVREPWAMPEQLPLADGNIVPLKAGETVNWRLA from the coding sequence ATGACCGATCAGATCACTCTTACCCGTCCGGACGACTGGCACCTGCACGTTCGCGACGGCGATGTCCTCAAGGATGTCGTCCCGGCCACCGCCGCGTGCTTCGGGCGCGCGATCATCATGCCCAACCTGGTTCCGCCAGTAACCACCACCGCGGATGCATTAGCCTACCGGGAGCGCATCCTGGACGCCGCCAACGGCACCGATTTCCAGCCCCTGATGACGCTTTACCTGACCGAGAGCACAACCGCAGAGACGATTCGCGATGCCAGGGCAGCCGGCGTAGTCGCCGCCAAACTCTACCCGGCCGGTGCCACTACCAACTCTGCATCCGGTGTCAAAGACATCCGCAATATCTACCCGGTGCTGGAAGCCATGGCTGAGTGCGGCATGTTGCTGCTTGTGCACGGCGAGGTAACCGACGCCGACATCGACATTTTCGATCGCGAGAAAGTGTTCCTCGAACGGGTGCTGGCTCCCACCATGGAAGCCTTCCCCAATCTGAAGGTGGTCCTGGAGCATATTACGACGGCTGATTCGGCGGAATTTGTCCAGCAGCACACCGGCAATAATCTGGGCGCCACGCTGACCCCCCAGCACCTGATGTATAACCGTAACCATATGCTGGTTGGCGGCATTCGTCCGCACCTGTACTGCCTCCCGATTCTCAAGCGTAACCGCCACCAGCAGGCCCTGCGTGACGCCATCGCAAGTGGCAACCCACGCTTTTTCCTGGGCACCGATTCCGCACCCCATGCCAGGGACCGCAAGGAAACTGCCTGCGGCTGTGCCGGATGCTATTCCGCCTATGGGGCCATTGGCCTGTACGCAGAGATCTTCGAGGAACTGGGCATTCTGGACAAACTGGAAGCGTTCGCCAGTTTTAATGGCGCGGATTTCTACGGACTGCCGAGAAACACCGACACCATCACCCTGGTCCGGGAGCCCTGGGCCATGCCGGAGCAGCTTCCCCTGGCAGACGGCAATATCGTGCCACTGAAAGCGGGTGAAACCGTTAACTGGCGCCTGGCGTAA
- a CDS encoding OmpA family protein, with protein MASSFRTFSLGLISAMALGLAGPSEASSYGAGIENSQWYLAESVFECSLVHEVPGYGKAVFRHRAGERLTFFLESESPLMRPGRGDLVVEAPAWRPGVAPRPLGKVTVSDGNRPVLLETRKAMVLVQGLLEGMRPTVTRESWFDGRPVRVQVSNVNFADQFRSYRSCTANLLPVNYDQVRRTRIPFASGSASLSEADRQLLNNLVTYVLADSTVERIFVDGHSDRLGSRIDNRALSEERANVVADYLKARGVADDMITVRAHGDQYPVSRRPSDNRRTNVRLQREGERPAFQQANGYGGDSAG; from the coding sequence ATGGCATCCAGCTTCCGAACATTCTCTCTTGGCCTGATCAGTGCAATGGCGCTGGGTCTGGCAGGGCCGTCAGAGGCCTCGAGCTACGGTGCCGGCATCGAGAACAGCCAGTGGTACTTGGCGGAGTCGGTTTTTGAATGCTCCCTGGTGCACGAAGTTCCGGGGTATGGCAAGGCCGTGTTCCGGCACCGGGCGGGTGAAAGGCTCACGTTTTTCCTCGAGTCGGAATCGCCGTTGATGAGGCCGGGCCGTGGTGATCTTGTTGTCGAGGCCCCTGCATGGCGCCCGGGCGTTGCCCCCCGGCCTTTGGGCAAAGTCACGGTGTCGGACGGAAACCGGCCGGTGCTGCTGGAAACCCGCAAGGCCATGGTGCTGGTTCAGGGTCTGCTTGAGGGCATGCGCCCGACGGTCACCCGGGAGTCGTGGTTTGATGGTCGCCCGGTGCGGGTTCAGGTGTCCAATGTGAATTTTGCCGACCAGTTCCGCAGCTATCGGTCCTGCACGGCCAACCTGTTGCCAGTGAACTACGATCAGGTGCGGCGCACCCGCATCCCGTTTGCCAGTGGCAGCGCCAGTCTGTCGGAGGCCGACCGCCAGTTGCTCAATAACCTGGTGACTTACGTGCTGGCGGACTCAACGGTCGAGCGGATCTTCGTGGACGGGCACAGTGATCGCCTGGGTAGTCGTATCGACAACCGGGCATTGTCCGAGGAACGGGCAAATGTGGTGGCGGATTATCTGAAGGCGCGAGGTGTTGCCGACGATATGATTACGGTGCGGGCCCACGGCGACCAGTACCCGGTATCAAGGCGGCCCTCCGATAACCGTCGCACCAATGTCCGGTTACAGCGCGAGGGCGAACGCCCGGCATTCCAGCAGGCAAACGGTTATGGGGGCGACTCCGCCGGCTGA
- a CDS encoding histone deacetylase family protein, which yields MTTAFFSHDDCMKHNMGPEHPESPERITAILSQIAETSLEQDLDWVRPEEITRDQLLTVHPEKYLHQLDLMQPTRGRVFTDPDTAMMPDTLRAARLAAGANIQAVDMVMSSQVTNAFVCARPPGHHAERSKSMGFCFYNNVALAAMRALTFHQLDRVAIIDFDVHQGNGTVDIVGGDERILMCSSFQHPFYPHSHVHRQAPNIINAPIEAGCAAIEYRKAVESAWVKKLQDFKPQVIMISAGFDGHRLDPMAELNLEVDDYRWLTEMIASVASDHANDRIISTLEGGYSLKALGESVTAHLEVLNSVY from the coding sequence ATGACCACGGCATTTTTTTCTCATGATGACTGCATGAAACACAACATGGGCCCGGAACATCCGGAGAGCCCTGAGCGAATCACGGCCATCCTCAGCCAAATCGCAGAAACCAGTCTCGAGCAAGACCTGGATTGGGTCCGACCGGAAGAGATTACCCGTGATCAGCTATTGACCGTTCACCCCGAAAAGTACTTGCACCAGCTCGACCTGATGCAACCCACCCGCGGCCGGGTGTTCACCGACCCCGATACCGCCATGATGCCAGATACCCTGCGCGCCGCCCGTCTTGCTGCCGGTGCGAATATCCAGGCGGTGGATATGGTCATGAGCAGCCAGGTCACCAACGCCTTTGTCTGCGCCCGGCCTCCGGGGCACCACGCCGAACGCAGTAAATCCATGGGATTCTGCTTCTACAACAACGTGGCTCTGGCGGCCATGCGCGCCCTCACCTTCCATCAACTGGACCGGGTCGCCATCATCGATTTTGATGTGCACCAGGGCAACGGCACGGTGGATATCGTCGGAGGGGATGAGCGCATTCTCATGTGCTCCAGCTTCCAGCATCCGTTCTATCCGCACTCGCACGTGCACCGGCAGGCGCCAAACATTATCAACGCCCCGATTGAAGCGGGCTGTGCCGCCATCGAGTACCGCAAGGCCGTCGAGTCGGCCTGGGTCAAAAAGCTGCAGGATTTCAAACCCCAGGTGATCATGATCTCCGCAGGGTTCGATGGCCACCGACTCGACCCCATGGCCGAACTGAATCTGGAAGTGGATGATTATCGCTGGTTAACGGAAATGATCGCCAGCGTGGCCAGTGACCACGCCAATGACCGGATCATTTCAACGCTGGAAGGCGGCTACAGCCTGAAAGCGCTAGGCGAGAGCGTGACCGCCCACCTTGAAGTACTGAACTCGGTCTACTAG